In one Trichlorobacter lovleyi SZ genomic region, the following are encoded:
- a CDS encoding type I restriction-modification system subunit M, producing MTLLPLSQLENHLWESANILRGPVDAADFKTYIFPLLFFKRICDVWDEEYQEIAEEMGDPELAMFPESHRFQVPEGCHWRDIRETPVNVGNALQRALREIEKANPDTLYAVFGDAQWTNKDRLTDALLKDLIEHFSRLPLGNRNVASDVLGDAYEYLIKKFADATNKKAGEFYTPRSVVRLMVDMLDPKEGDSIYDPACGTGGMLLAALQHVHELHGDTKLLWGKLFGQEKNLTTSAIARMNLFLHGIEDFQIVRGDTLRNPAFFEGDRLATFDCVIANPPFSLEKWGEEVWLNDPFGRNFAGLPPSSSGDFAWVQHMVKSMAEVTGRMAVVLPQGALFRKGVEGEIRRKLLEMDLIEGVIGLAPNLFYGTGLAACILLLRKRKPAERKRKVMIADASSLFRRGRAQNYLEPEHGAEILGWYQAFIDVQDRVRIVSTDEIKAEDWTLNISRYVLPPLNDDIPPLPQAIAEFKSALERCREAETRLEQLMTDGGWLQ from the coding sequence ATGACGCTTCTCCCTCTTTCCCAACTCGAAAATCACCTCTGGGAATCAGCCAACATCCTCCGTGGGCCGGTCGATGCTGCTGATTTCAAGACCTACATCTTTCCGCTCCTGTTTTTCAAGCGGATCTGTGACGTCTGGGATGAGGAGTATCAGGAAATCGCAGAAGAGATGGGTGATCCGGAACTGGCGATGTTTCCCGAATCTCACCGATTCCAGGTGCCGGAAGGCTGTCACTGGCGGGATATCCGTGAGACACCGGTCAATGTGGGCAATGCCCTGCAGCGGGCGCTCCGTGAAATCGAAAAGGCCAATCCGGATACGCTGTATGCGGTCTTTGGTGATGCCCAGTGGACCAACAAGGATCGCCTGACCGATGCTCTGCTGAAAGATCTGATCGAGCATTTCTCCCGGCTCCCCCTTGGCAACCGAAATGTCGCCTCGGATGTATTGGGCGATGCTTACGAATACCTGATCAAGAAATTTGCCGACGCCACCAACAAGAAAGCCGGCGAGTTCTACACCCCGCGTAGCGTTGTCCGGCTCATGGTGGATATGCTCGATCCAAAGGAAGGCGACTCCATTTATGACCCTGCCTGCGGTACCGGCGGCATGCTGCTGGCAGCCCTCCAGCACGTTCATGAGCTGCATGGCGACACCAAGCTCCTCTGGGGCAAGCTGTTCGGCCAAGAAAAGAACCTGACTACTTCGGCCATCGCCCGGATGAACTTGTTCCTGCACGGTATTGAAGATTTCCAGATTGTCCGGGGCGACACCCTGCGCAATCCGGCTTTCTTTGAAGGTGATCGTCTGGCGACGTTTGACTGCGTCATTGCCAATCCCCCCTTTTCACTGGAAAAGTGGGGGGAAGAAGTCTGGCTCAACGACCCATTCGGCCGCAACTTTGCCGGCCTTCCCCCCTCAAGCAGCGGTGATTTTGCCTGGGTACAGCACATGGTCAAGTCCATGGCAGAAGTTACCGGACGGATGGCGGTGGTGTTGCCACAGGGAGCACTGTTCCGCAAAGGCGTGGAAGGTGAGATTCGCCGCAAGTTGCTGGAGATGGATCTGATAGAAGGTGTTATCGGCCTGGCGCCTAACCTGTTCTACGGTACCGGCCTTGCTGCCTGCATCCTCCTGCTGCGCAAGCGCAAGCCGGCTGAACGCAAAAGGAAGGTGATGATCGCCGACGCCTCCAGCTTGTTCCGGCGTGGCCGGGCACAGAATTACCTTGAGCCGGAACATGGTGCCGAGATTCTTGGCTGGTATCAGGCGTTCATCGATGTGCAGGATCGGGTGCGGATCGTCAGCACCGATGAGATAAAGGCCGAGGACTGGACCCTGAATATCTCACGTTATGTCTTGCCGCCGCTCAATGACGACATTCCGCCGTTGCCCCAGGCCATAGCAGAGTTCAAGTCGGCTCTCGAACGCTGTCGCGAGGCAGAGACCCGTCTGGAACAGTTAATGACGGATGGAGGCTGGTTGCAATGA
- a CDS encoding Fic family protein: MPDAISQMTPLFPERADDLQDLALEVIQLSASLGTRLHPITLHTLRELLRIINSYYSNLIEGHNTHPHDIVRAMQQQYDTEPAKRNLQLESVAHIAVQRQMEAWLQEEAAPNIAGQEFLCSLHREFFKLLPEEFQIMTNPDTGRESRVIPGELRTQPVKVGQHEPPGHDSLNAFMVRFGESYAPQKHHGAAKLVAAAAAHHRLMWIHPFLDGNGRVARLFTEAYLHRIPVHGFGLWSVSRGLARRNIDYKSALTWADAPRRNDLDGRGNLSNEGLVKFCRFFLEVCRDQVDYMGTLLQLDGLVERVRSYVQLRGTAIIPNPPGSDDLRPESARMLQEVLLRGEAPRGAVIEASGLKERTGRNLLAQLVAEGLLVSDTPKGEVRIGFPIHAAGWFFPELYPVLSR; encoded by the coding sequence ATGCCCGATGCAATCAGTCAGATGACACCGCTGTTTCCGGAGCGGGCCGATGATCTTCAGGATCTGGCCCTGGAGGTAATACAACTCTCGGCATCGCTCGGTACCCGGCTGCACCCCATTACCCTGCACACCCTTCGCGAGCTGCTCAGGATCATCAACAGCTACTACTCCAACCTCATCGAAGGGCACAATACCCACCCGCACGACATTGTCCGGGCCATGCAGCAGCAGTACGACACCGAGCCGGCCAAACGCAACCTGCAACTGGAAAGCGTGGCCCATATTGCCGTACAGCGGCAGATGGAAGCGTGGTTACAGGAGGAAGCGGCGCCCAACATTGCCGGACAGGAGTTTCTCTGTTCGCTGCATCGGGAGTTTTTCAAGCTGCTGCCTGAAGAATTCCAGATCATGACCAATCCGGATACTGGCCGTGAAAGCCGGGTGATACCAGGTGAGCTGCGCACACAGCCTGTCAAGGTCGGACAACATGAGCCACCGGGGCATGACAGTCTGAACGCGTTCATGGTAAGGTTCGGCGAATCGTATGCTCCCCAAAAGCATCACGGCGCTGCCAAGCTGGTGGCGGCGGCAGCGGCCCATCACCGGCTGATGTGGATTCACCCCTTTCTCGACGGCAACGGCAGGGTGGCCCGCCTGTTCACCGAAGCGTATCTCCACCGTATTCCGGTGCACGGTTTCGGCCTCTGGTCGGTCAGCCGGGGGCTCGCCCGCAGGAATATCGACTACAAGTCTGCTCTCACCTGGGCCGATGCGCCACGGCGGAATGATCTGGACGGCAGGGGCAATCTGTCCAACGAGGGGCTGGTGAAATTCTGCCGGTTCTTCCTGGAGGTCTGCCGGGATCAGGTGGACTACATGGGCACACTGTTGCAACTGGACGGCCTGGTGGAACGGGTCAGAAGCTATGTGCAGCTGCGCGGCACCGCCATAATCCCCAATCCGCCTGGCAGCGACGACTTGCGACCGGAGTCGGCCAGGATGCTGCAGGAGGTCCTGCTGCGAGGCGAAGCGCCACGGGGAGCGGTCATCGAGGCATCCGGCCTGAAAGAGCGGACCGGGAGAAATCTGCTGGCTCAGCTTGTAGCCGAAGGGCTACTTGTATCAGATACCCCCAAGGGAGAAGTCAGGATCGGCTTCCCGATCCATGCCGCCGGCTGGTTTTTCCCGGAGCTGTACCCGGTGCTGTCACGTTAG